One Echinicola strongylocentroti DNA window includes the following coding sequences:
- a CDS encoding glycosyltransferase — protein sequence MKEAVIVILNYNGEGMLRQFLPSVLTNSFFDVIVADNHSTDGSVKLMKSHFSSVPLILLSQNYGYSEGYNKALGKLEGQYRYYILLNSDVEVSSGWDKALVQWLDCHEDYASVQPKILSQQDKLLFDYAGAGGGYIDRLGYPYCRGGYWIRWNRTGASMMMKCKWTGLQEPALPHDRLFFTKWEVLRQIFLPIWRK from the coding sequence ATGAAAGAAGCGGTTATCGTTATACTGAATTACAATGGGGAAGGAATGCTTCGGCAATTTCTGCCCAGTGTATTGACCAATAGTTTTTTTGATGTGATCGTAGCAGATAATCATAGTACCGATGGATCTGTGAAGCTGATGAAATCGCACTTTTCATCTGTGCCACTTATTCTCCTTTCCCAGAACTACGGCTACAGTGAAGGTTATAATAAGGCACTTGGTAAGCTGGAAGGTCAATACCGATATTATATCCTGCTCAACTCCGATGTGGAGGTCAGTTCCGGGTGGGATAAGGCCTTGGTCCAATGGTTAGATTGTCATGAAGATTATGCCTCAGTGCAGCCTAAAATCCTTTCCCAGCAGGACAAATTGCTTTTTGATTATGCTGGAGCTGGTGGTGGCTATATTGATAGATTGGGGTATCCTTATTGCAGGGGAGGATATTGGATACGCTGGAACAGGACAGGGGCCAGTATGATGATGAAGTGCAAGTGGACTGGGCTTCAGGAGCCTGCTTTGCCACACGATCGGCTGTTTTTCACGAAATGGGAGGTTTTACGACAGATTTTTTTGCCCATATGGAGGAAATAG
- the hisS gene encoding histidine--tRNA ligase encodes MSNQKPSLPKGTRDFGPAQMARRNYILDTIKATFRLFGYQQLETPSMENLSVLTGKYGDEGDQLLFKVLNSGDYLKKVTGEDLEKGIAHVLPKVSEKGLRYDLTVPFARYVVMNRNEITFPFKRYQIQPVWRADRPQKGRYREFYQCDADVVGTDSLICETEILLMIRRVFGELRLKDYDIKVNNRKILTGISEVIGEPGKESELCVAIDKLDKIGWEKVQEELTQRGFEDHSIQRLAPIIELGGSNNEKLAYLKDFLANSEEGLKGVAELEEVFELLAAFGEHQEHVVFDVVLARGLSYYTGAIFEVKVNNASIGSVSGGGRYDNLTGVFGLEGVSGVGFSFGVDRIYDVLDELGLFPEEDIHSTSVMIGYFDEKGRDYGLKILNSLRKAGLAAEIYPDVAKVKKQFNYADKKQIPYVMMIGDNEIAAHKVALKNLKTGAQELHSLEEAIGIIKAS; translated from the coding sequence ATGAGCAACCAAAAACCATCTTTACCTAAAGGAACCAGGGATTTTGGGCCTGCACAAATGGCCCGAAGAAATTATATTTTAGACACCATTAAGGCTACTTTCCGACTTTTTGGATACCAGCAGCTGGAAACCCCCTCAATGGAAAACCTATCCGTGCTGACTGGGAAATATGGTGATGAAGGAGACCAGCTGTTGTTCAAGGTTCTCAATAGTGGAGATTACCTTAAAAAAGTGACTGGAGAAGATTTGGAGAAGGGAATAGCCCATGTGTTACCAAAGGTTTCCGAGAAAGGATTAAGGTATGATCTTACGGTGCCGTTTGCACGGTATGTCGTGATGAACAGAAACGAAATTACTTTCCCTTTTAAGCGATATCAGATACAGCCAGTTTGGCGTGCAGACAGGCCTCAAAAGGGCAGATACAGAGAGTTTTATCAGTGTGATGCTGATGTCGTGGGTACGGACAGCCTCATCTGTGAAACGGAGATCCTTCTGATGATAAGAAGGGTGTTTGGGGAGCTTAGGCTGAAGGACTATGATATTAAGGTCAACAACCGAAAAATCTTGACTGGGATATCCGAAGTAATCGGGGAGCCTGGTAAAGAAAGTGAGCTTTGTGTAGCGATCGATAAACTGGATAAAATAGGCTGGGAGAAGGTTCAGGAAGAATTGACCCAGCGCGGTTTTGAAGATCATTCGATCCAGAGGCTTGCCCCCATCATAGAATTGGGTGGAAGTAACAATGAGAAATTGGCTTACTTAAAAGACTTTCTTGCAAATAGTGAGGAAGGACTTAAAGGAGTAGCAGAGTTGGAGGAAGTATTTGAGTTATTGGCGGCATTTGGCGAACACCAAGAACATGTGGTTTTTGACGTTGTGCTAGCCCGTGGATTGTCGTATTATACCGGTGCTATTTTCGAAGTGAAGGTGAATAACGCATCCATAGGATCTGTGAGCGGTGGTGGAAGGTACGATAATCTTACAGGCGTATTTGGTTTGGAAGGGGTGTCAGGAGTAGGCTTCTCTTTTGGTGTGGACAGGATTTATGATGTTCTTGATGAGCTTGGGTTGTTTCCGGAAGAGGATATTCACTCCACATCAGTGATGATCGGTTACTTTGATGAGAAGGGCAGGGATTATGGCTTGAAAATACTTAATAGTCTGAGAAAGGCAGGTTTGGCGGCAGAGATTTATCCAGATGTGGCCAAGGTGAAGAAGCAGTTCAATTATGCCGATAAGAAACAAATCCCTTATGTAATGATGATTGGAGACAATGAAATAGCAGCGCATAAGGTGGCCTTGAAGAATTTAAAGACCGGAGCACAAGAGCTACATTCCTTGGAAGAGGCCATTGGCATTATCAAGGCCAGTTAG
- a CDS encoding glycoside hydrolase family 88/105 protein has product MNSIFKKGKLALTILTVGICGTAWAQTNAPTKQEIHNSMQKVADWQIENFWEAGHGRRVHQPTNWTNGALYVGMMKWANLSDDETYTDFLEGIGEKTEWKLGERHGLYHADEHAVGQMYLELYRKFDDEKMLEPTQKQMEYIIYHPSQSSLHWKTPYHQDRWNWCDALFMSPPVWAKLTKITGEEKYLDFMVSEFKATTDFLFDKKESLYYRDESFFDKTDNGTKIFWSRGNGWVFAGLANILEELEPGTSEHKYFVKIYKKMAKRLKELQTADGYWAMSLLGAEYYPTPETSGTGFFTFGFAWGINNGILDKEDYTPVVWKGWNALQQCVTDDGMLGYVQPIGAAPGQAWPDKTEVYGVGAYLSAGSEVYKMAQ; this is encoded by the coding sequence ATGAACAGCATTTTTAAAAAGGGAAAGCTGGCACTTACTATCCTGACGGTAGGGATTTGTGGCACCGCTTGGGCACAGACCAATGCCCCCACTAAACAAGAAATCCACAACAGCATGCAAAAAGTGGCTGACTGGCAAATCGAAAACTTCTGGGAGGCAGGGCATGGCAGACGGGTCCACCAGCCTACCAACTGGACCAATGGAGCCTTGTACGTGGGCATGATGAAATGGGCCAACCTTTCGGATGATGAAACTTATACGGATTTTTTAGAAGGAATTGGCGAAAAAACCGAGTGGAAACTGGGTGAACGGCATGGGCTCTATCATGCTGATGAACATGCCGTAGGACAAATGTACCTGGAGCTTTACCGGAAATTTGATGATGAAAAAATGCTGGAGCCTACCCAGAAGCAAATGGAGTATATCATCTACCACCCTTCCCAAAGCTCCCTGCACTGGAAAACTCCCTACCACCAAGACCGCTGGAACTGGTGTGATGCGCTGTTCATGTCGCCGCCAGTCTGGGCAAAGCTGACCAAGATCACTGGGGAAGAAAAATACTTGGATTTTATGGTATCAGAGTTCAAGGCGACCACGGATTTCCTGTTCGATAAGAAAGAAAGCCTTTATTACCGTGACGAAAGTTTCTTCGACAAAACAGATAATGGCACCAAAATCTTTTGGTCCCGTGGCAATGGATGGGTATTTGCCGGATTGGCCAACATACTCGAAGAGCTTGAGCCGGGCACTTCCGAACACAAGTATTTTGTCAAGATCTACAAGAAAATGGCCAAACGCCTAAAAGAACTGCAAACTGCCGATGGCTATTGGGCCATGAGCCTATTGGGAGCCGAATATTACCCCACTCCCGAAACCAGCGGAACGGGATTCTTCACCTTTGGATTTGCCTGGGGCATCAATAACGGCATTTTGGACAAGGAAGATTATACACCCGTAGTTTGGAAAGGATGGAATGCCCTACAGCAATGCGTCACCGACGACGGCATGCTGGGCTATGTACAACCGATCGGTGCGGCTCCGGGGCAGGCGTGGCCAGACAAAACCGAGGTTTATGGCGTCGGCGCCTACCTGAGTGCTGGCTCGGAGGTCTATAAAATGGCCCAGTAA
- the typA gene encoding translational GTPase TypA, giving the protein MQNIRNIAIIAHVDHGKTTLVDKIIHASKIFRENQQFEDLILDNNDLERERGITILSKNVSVRYKDIKINIIDTPGHADFGGEVERVLKMADGVLLLVDAFEGPMPQTRFVLSKALALGLTPIVVVNKVDKPNCRPDEVHEAVFDLMFNLDATEEQLDFVTMYGSAKNNWMGPDWKEETDSILPLLDTIIEHIPAPQIQEGSTQMQITSLDFSNFVGRIAIGRLKRGTLKENTQIALCKADGSIKKMRIKELHVFEGLGKNKVEEVHAGDICAVTGIEGFEIGDTIADAENPEPLPRIAIDEPTMNMLFTINNSPFFGKEGKFVTSRHLRDRLFKEMEKNLALRVEPTDNEDKFLVYGRGILHLSVLIETMRREGYELQVGQPQVIYKDIDGIKNEPIESLVVDVPETTSGKVIELATQRKGELLVMEPRGDLQHLEFRIPSRGLIGLRNNVLTATQGEAIMNHRYVDYEPFKGPIPGRINGSLISMESGPTTGYAIDKLQDRGTFFVDPGEEIYGGQVIGEHSRDNDIVVNVQKGKKLTNMRASGSDDNTKIPPAKKFSLEEAMEYIQKDEYLEITPKSMRMRKIYLDEGERTRMAKKDA; this is encoded by the coding sequence ATGCAGAATATTCGTAACATCGCGATTATCGCACACGTTGACCACGGCAAGACCACCTTGGTAGACAAAATTATTCACGCTTCCAAAATCTTCCGTGAAAACCAGCAATTTGAAGACCTGATCCTGGACAACAACGACCTGGAACGAGAAAGGGGCATTACGATCCTTTCCAAAAACGTGTCGGTAAGATATAAAGATATTAAAATCAACATCATCGATACACCTGGTCACGCCGACTTTGGCGGAGAAGTGGAAAGAGTGTTGAAAATGGCAGATGGTGTTTTGCTTCTTGTGGATGCCTTTGAAGGGCCTATGCCGCAAACACGTTTTGTACTGAGCAAAGCCTTGGCACTTGGACTTACCCCTATCGTGGTGGTCAACAAGGTGGACAAACCAAACTGTCGTCCTGACGAAGTACACGAGGCGGTATTTGACCTCATGTTCAACTTGGACGCTACTGAAGAGCAGCTGGACTTTGTGACCATGTACGGCTCTGCCAAAAACAACTGGATGGGCCCTGACTGGAAAGAGGAGACAGATTCCATCCTTCCGCTTTTGGACACCATCATCGAGCACATTCCTGCTCCCCAGATCCAAGAAGGCAGCACCCAAATGCAAATCACTTCCCTGGATTTTTCCAATTTCGTGGGAAGGATTGCCATTGGCCGTTTGAAGCGTGGAACGCTTAAAGAAAACACCCAGATTGCGCTTTGCAAAGCGGATGGATCCATCAAGAAAATGCGTATCAAGGAACTTCACGTATTTGAAGGACTTGGCAAAAATAAAGTAGAAGAAGTACATGCAGGCGATATCTGCGCAGTGACTGGTATCGAAGGATTTGAGATCGGCGACACCATTGCCGATGCAGAAAACCCTGAGCCGCTGCCGAGAATTGCGATCGATGAGCCTACCATGAACATGCTCTTCACGATCAACAACTCCCCTTTCTTTGGCAAGGAAGGTAAATTCGTTACTTCCAGACACTTAAGAGACCGTCTCTTCAAGGAAATGGAAAAAAACCTTGCCCTTCGGGTAGAACCTACTGACAATGAAGATAAATTCTTGGTCTATGGCCGGGGTATCCTCCACTTGTCCGTACTGATCGAAACCATGAGGCGTGAAGGCTACGAACTACAGGTGGGCCAACCTCAGGTAATCTATAAAGATATCGACGGTATCAAAAACGAACCAATCGAATCCCTTGTCGTGGATGTACCAGAAACAACCTCCGGTAAGGTAATCGAACTGGCTACCCAACGTAAGGGGGAACTCCTTGTCATGGAGCCTCGTGGAGACCTCCAACACTTGGAATTCCGCATTCCTTCCAGAGGCCTGATCGGTTTGAGAAACAATGTACTGACCGCCACCCAAGGAGAAGCAATCATGAACCACCGATATGTGGACTACGAGCCCTTCAAAGGCCCTATCCCAGGCAGGATCAACGGATCACTGATCTCTATGGAGTCTGGCCCTACCACGGGTTATGCTATTGACAAGCTTCAGGACCGAGGAACTTTCTTCGTGGATCCCGGAGAAGAAATTTATGGTGGCCAAGTAATCGGTGAACACTCCCGGGACAACGACATCGTGGTAAACGTCCAAAAGGGCAAGAAACTTACCAACATGCGTGCTTCTGGGTCTGATGACAACACCAAGATCCCACCTGCCAAAAAATTCTCTTTGGAAGAGGCCATGGAATACATCCAAAAAGATGAATACCTGGAGATCACTCCTAAGAGCATGAGGATGCGTAAAATCTACCTCGACGAAGGTGAAAGAACAAGAATGGCCAAAAAAGACGCCTAA
- the dut gene encoding dUTP diphosphatase, protein MQVNVINQSKHPLPEYQTDLSAGLDLRANLTEPITLEPLERTLVGTGLFMELPAGHEAQIRPRSGLAYKHGITVLNSPGTIDADYRGEIKVLLVNLSKEPFEINNGERIAQMVVARHEQIQWKEATEVSETQRGAGGFGSTGQS, encoded by the coding sequence ATGCAGGTCAACGTCATCAACCAATCCAAGCATCCACTTCCCGAATACCAAACGGACCTTTCTGCAGGCCTGGATCTAAGGGCCAATTTAACGGAACCGATCACCTTGGAGCCGCTGGAAAGGACCTTGGTAGGCACAGGCTTGTTCATGGAACTACCTGCAGGCCATGAAGCCCAGATTAGACCTAGGAGTGGTCTGGCCTATAAGCATGGCATTACCGTCCTCAACTCCCCGGGAACGATAGATGCGGATTATAGGGGAGAAATAAAGGTGCTCTTGGTAAATCTGTCCAAGGAACCTTTCGAAATCAACAATGGTGAACGTATCGCCCAAATGGTGGTGGCACGCCACGAACAAATCCAATGGAAAGAGGCTACAGAAGTATCCGAAACCCAAAGAGGAGCAGGAGGTTTTGGCAGTACAGGGCAATCCTGA
- a CDS encoding NADP-dependent isocitrate dehydrogenase produces the protein MSSKRKITVAYGDGIGPEIMKATLEILEAAGAQIEPEVIEIGEQVYLKGISSGIEPKAWDSLRETKIFLKSPITTPQGGGFKSLNVTTRKTLGLYANVRPCKAYSPYIRTHFPKTDMVIVRENEEDLYAGIEHRQTDDVYQCLKLISRPGSEKIIRYAFEYAKKYNRKKVTCMTKDNIMKLADGLFHKVFNEVAKEYPDIEADHKIIDIGTALIADKPEMFDVIVTLNLYGDIISDVAAQITGSVGLGGSSNVGEDVAMFEAIHGSAPDIAGQNIANPSGLLNGAIMMLVHIGQPEVAEKVSNAWMKTLEDGIHTGDIYQEGVSSQLVGTKEFAQAVIDRLGKKPEKMVPAEFKKGDGADDNMGAIKLAERKPCNKELIGLDVFIDWKENDRDANVIGDRLRAVDADGVKMQLITNRGVKVYPDGMKETFCSDHWRVRFFNADQTPITHGQVLDVLKQVEGLGFDFIKTENLYTFDGERGFSLAQGE, from the coding sequence ATGTCATCCAAAAGAAAAATAACCGTAGCCTACGGTGACGGTATCGGCCCAGAAATCATGAAAGCCACCTTGGAGATTTTGGAAGCTGCAGGGGCGCAAATAGAACCTGAAGTCATCGAAATAGGCGAGCAGGTTTATCTGAAAGGTATCAGTTCAGGGATAGAACCAAAAGCTTGGGATTCGCTTAGAGAAACAAAGATATTTTTAAAGTCTCCCATCACAACACCTCAGGGAGGAGGCTTCAAAAGCCTTAATGTGACCACCAGAAAGACGCTGGGACTATATGCCAATGTGAGGCCATGTAAAGCCTACTCACCGTATATCAGGACCCATTTTCCGAAAACGGACATGGTGATCGTACGCGAAAATGAGGAAGATCTCTACGCTGGTATCGAGCACCGTCAAACAGATGACGTCTATCAGTGCTTGAAGCTTATTTCTAGGCCTGGATCGGAAAAAATCATCCGTTACGCTTTTGAGTATGCCAAAAAGTACAATAGAAAGAAAGTGACCTGTATGACCAAGGACAACATCATGAAGTTGGCTGATGGTCTTTTTCATAAAGTATTTAACGAAGTAGCCAAGGAGTATCCGGATATTGAAGCAGATCATAAGATCATCGATATCGGTACGGCATTGATCGCAGACAAGCCCGAGATGTTTGATGTGATCGTGACGCTAAACCTCTACGGTGATATCATCTCCGATGTGGCCGCACAGATCACAGGCTCTGTAGGACTTGGTGGTTCCTCGAATGTAGGGGAAGATGTGGCCATGTTTGAAGCGATCCACGGTTCTGCCCCTGATATCGCAGGACAGAACATCGCCAACCCATCAGGACTGCTGAATGGCGCCATCATGATGTTGGTACATATCGGACAACCTGAAGTGGCAGAAAAAGTGAGCAATGCTTGGATGAAAACCTTGGAAGACGGTATTCATACTGGTGATATTTACCAGGAAGGTGTTTCTTCCCAATTGGTGGGCACGAAGGAGTTTGCGCAGGCTGTTATAGACAGGCTTGGCAAAAAACCTGAAAAAATGGTTCCTGCCGAATTTAAAAAAGGTGATGGTGCCGATGACAATATGGGAGCGATCAAGCTGGCCGAAAGGAAGCCGTGCAACAAAGAACTGATCGGTCTGGATGTATTTATCGACTGGAAAGAAAATGACCGTGATGCCAATGTCATTGGTGACAGGCTACGCGCGGTAGATGCTGATGGAGTGAAGATGCAGCTGATTACCAATCGTGGCGTAAAGGTATATCCTGACGGCATGAAAGAGACTTTCTGCTCCGATCACTGGAGGGTAAGGTTCTTTAATGCTGACCAAACTCCGATTACCCATGGACAGGTCCTGGACGTGCTGAAGCAGGTGGAGGGTCTAGGCTTTGACTTTATCAAAACCGAGAACTTGTACACATTTGATGGGGAAAGAGGATTTTCCCTAGCGCAGGGAGAATAA
- a CDS encoding oligosaccharide flippase family protein: protein MSKLKQLAGQTAIYGISSILGRVINFLLLPLYIAYLSKEDLGSFTAIYAFIAFFNVIFTYGMETTFFRFATGKGIDPQKVYNNVQSLILTTSLSLGALLFLSAEQLSVWMDYPGKSHLFRWTAMILTIDAILAIPYARLRVENKSLKFALTKLLNILLNVGFNIFFIVVCLHVYEGDYLGFLQPFVGSFYHPEWGVDYILLSNLFANALIIPVLFFMSGKFSWQLDKSILGPMWHYALPLLFMGLAGVTNEVFSRFLFEYVLPENFYPGLTAREAGGIFGANFKLAIFMNLIIQAFKYAAEPFFFSQSEDKNSPQLYARVMHWFIIFCSVLMILVAVNLDIISKIILGNKGYQAGMDIVPMLLMGYLMLGVYFNLSIWFKITDRTIYSFYITFAGAVVTILVIFLMVPQYGYTGAAMSTLATYVVMSVMCYFFGQKYYPIPYKTTKDIFYLVIAFGFSYLGFYIRLDSGILTFLVHNLLPLVFLGLVALMEREEISQLKKRLK from the coding sequence ATGAGTAAACTGAAACAACTTGCCGGTCAAACCGCCATTTACGGGATCAGTAGTATTCTGGGGAGGGTTATCAATTTTCTCCTTCTCCCCCTTTACATCGCTTACCTTTCGAAGGAAGACCTTGGCTCATTTACTGCCATTTATGCCTTTATCGCATTTTTTAATGTGATCTTTACCTACGGTATGGAGACCACCTTCTTTAGGTTTGCTACCGGAAAAGGCATAGATCCACAAAAAGTCTATAATAATGTCCAGTCTCTGATCCTTACCACTTCCCTGTCTTTGGGAGCATTGCTTTTCCTGAGTGCGGAGCAATTGAGCGTGTGGATGGACTACCCCGGTAAATCCCACCTGTTTCGGTGGACGGCCATGATCCTGACCATTGATGCTATCTTGGCCATTCCCTATGCCAGGCTCAGGGTAGAAAATAAGTCCCTCAAATTTGCACTGACCAAGCTGCTAAATATCCTGCTTAACGTCGGCTTCAATATCTTCTTTATCGTAGTCTGCCTACACGTGTACGAGGGTGATTACCTTGGCTTTCTCCAGCCGTTCGTTGGTAGTTTTTACCATCCTGAATGGGGGGTGGACTATATCCTGCTATCCAATCTCTTTGCCAACGCCCTGATCATTCCGGTGCTGTTCTTCATGTCGGGAAAGTTCAGCTGGCAGCTGGACAAAAGCATCCTTGGCCCTATGTGGCATTACGCCCTCCCGCTGCTGTTTATGGGCCTTGCCGGAGTGACCAATGAAGTCTTTTCACGGTTCTTGTTCGAATACGTGCTGCCCGAAAACTTCTACCCCGGCCTTACCGCCCGTGAAGCAGGAGGTATCTTCGGGGCCAACTTCAAGCTGGCCATCTTCATGAACCTGATCATCCAGGCTTTCAAGTATGCCGCAGAGCCGTTTTTCTTTTCCCAAAGTGAGGACAAAAACAGCCCACAGCTGTATGCACGTGTCATGCACTGGTTCATTATTTTCTGCAGTGTGCTGATGATACTCGTCGCCGTGAACCTGGACATCATCAGCAAGATCATCTTGGGCAATAAGGGCTACCAAGCAGGCATGGACATCGTGCCCATGCTGCTGATGGGCTACTTGATGCTGGGGGTTTATTTTAATCTCAGCATCTGGTTCAAAATCACCGACCGGACCATCTACAGCTTTTATATCACCTTTGCTGGCGCAGTAGTCACCATACTCGTGATTTTTCTGATGGTACCCCAATACGGCTATACCGGAGCTGCCATGAGCACCTTGGCCACGTATGTAGTCATGTCTGTCATGTGTTATTTCTTTGGTCAGAAGTATTACCCAATTCCCTATAAGACCACCAAGGATATTTTCTACCTGGTCATTGCCTTTGGTTTTTCCTACTTGGGGTTCTATATACGACTGGATTCCGGCATCCTTACATTCCTCGTCCACAACCTCCTTCCGTTGGTTTTTTTGGGATTGGTGGCCCTGATGGAGCGGGAAGAAATCAGCCAATTGAAAAAGAGATTGAAATAA
- a CDS encoding YbaB/EbfC family nucleoid-associated protein — protein sequence MFDFMNIMNKVKEAQAKIKEKQAELVHLTAEGEAGAGMVKVIVNGHRQMVDIAIDESLMTPEDKDMLKDLIVAAANKAYESMDKTIKEEMQKATEGMMPNIPGMDMGSMFG from the coding sequence ATGTTTGATTTTATGAATATCATGAATAAGGTGAAGGAAGCACAGGCCAAGATCAAGGAAAAGCAGGCTGAGCTGGTTCATCTTACCGCCGAGGGTGAAGCGGGGGCAGGGATGGTCAAGGTCATCGTCAATGGTCACCGACAGATGGTGGACATTGCCATTGATGAAAGCCTGATGACCCCGGAAGACAAGGATATGCTCAAAGACCTGATCGTGGCAGCTGCCAACAAGGCTTATGAAAGCATGGACAAGACCATCAAGGAAGAGATGCAAAAAGCCACTGAAGGAATGATGCCCAATATTCCAGGAATGGACATGGGGAGCATGTTTGGATGA
- a CDS encoding enoyl-CoA hydratase/isomerase family protein, protein MAESTNILSENKEGILYLTINRESKLNAINFDTLEELKNIFDEVSDNKSIRGVVLTGSGEKAFVAGADISEIAELNELNARKFSENGQEVFSLIESCHKPVIAVVNGFALGGGCELSMACHMRIATSNAKFGQPEVNLGIIPGYGGTQRLTFLIGRTKANELLMTGDMVDAREAKSLGLVNHVTNTKAEAIEKAEEILQKIMNKAPLSIGMIIDCVNAVYSNDENGYLIEANSFARCVKSEDYSEGTSAFLEKRKPNFKGE, encoded by the coding sequence ATGGCTGAATCTACCAATATTCTTTCTGAAAATAAAGAGGGTATTCTTTACCTCACCATTAACCGGGAATCCAAACTCAATGCAATCAATTTTGACACGCTTGAAGAGCTGAAAAACATCTTTGATGAAGTAAGCGACAACAAATCCATCAGGGGTGTAGTTTTGACTGGTTCTGGGGAAAAGGCCTTCGTCGCCGGTGCGGACATCAGCGAGATCGCAGAGCTGAATGAGCTGAACGCCCGTAAGTTTTCGGAAAACGGACAAGAAGTCTTCAGCCTGATCGAATCCTGCCATAAACCGGTCATTGCCGTGGTCAACGGATTTGCCCTCGGTGGCGGCTGCGAACTTTCCATGGCCTGCCATATGCGCATCGCCACCAGCAACGCCAAATTCGGACAGCCAGAAGTTAACCTCGGCATTATCCCGGGATACGGAGGAACCCAACGACTGACGTTTTTGATAGGAAGGACCAAGGCCAATGAGCTGCTGATGACCGGAGATATGGTCGATGCACGTGAAGCAAAGTCCCTCGGTTTGGTAAACCATGTCACGAACACCAAGGCCGAGGCAATCGAAAAAGCAGAGGAAATCCTCCAAAAGATCATGAACAAGGCTCCATTGTCCATAGGAATGATCATTGATTGTGTAAATGCCGTCTACAGCAATGACGAAAATGGCTATCTTATCGAAGCCAACAGCTTTGCCAGATGTGTAAAATCCGAAGACTATTCCGAAGGCACTTCCGCCTTTTTGGAAAAGCGGAAACCCAATTTTAAAGGGGAATAA